The proteins below come from a single Solea solea chromosome 6, fSolSol10.1, whole genome shotgun sequence genomic window:
- the snrpc gene encoding U1 small nuclear ribonucleoprotein C, with translation MPKFYCDYCDTYLTHDSPSVRKTHCSGRKHKENVKDYYQKWMEEQAQSLIDKTTAAFQQGKIPPTPFPGGPPPGGPPRPGMLPTPPMGGPPMMPMMGPPPHGMMPGGPGGMRPPMGGPMQMMPGPPHMMRHPRPMMMPVRPGMMRPDR, from the exons ATGCCGAA GTTTTATTGTGATTACTGTGACACCTATCTTACACATGACTCG CCATCGGTGAGGAAAACCCACTGTAGTGGCcgcaaacacaaagaaaatgtcaaagacTACTACCAGAAATGGATGGAGGAACAGGCACAGAGTCTGATTGATAAAACAA CGGCTGCTTTTCAACAAGGAAAGATACCTCCCACACCATTCCCTGGTGGTCCTCCTCCAG GTGGTCCTCCTCGCCCAGGCATGCTACCAACACCCCCGATGGGAGGTCCTCCAATGATGCCCATGATGGGACCTCCACCACATGGGATGATGCCCGGTGGACCAG GAGGCATGAGGCCACCGATGGGAGGACCCATGCAGATGATGCCAGGACCACCACACATGATGCGTCACCCTCGACCGATGATGATGCCAGTCAGACCAGGCATGATGCGCCCAGACAGATAA
- the ilrun gene encoding protein ILRUN isoform X2 has product MEGTDMDVDAELMQKFSCMGTTDKDVLISEFQRLLGFQLNPAGCAFFLDMTNWNLQAAIGAYYDFESPIVNTPSMSFVEDVTIGEGESVPPDTPFTKTWRIQNTGAEAWPPGVCLKYIGGDQFGHVNTVMVKSLDPQEISDVSVQMRSPTNPGMYQGQWRMCTATGLFYGDVIWVILSVEVGGLLGVTQQLSSFETEFNTQPQRNVQGDFNPFASPQKNKHDATDNSFREPGGAWERTQEPIQQDENGLSHNAVNRASNGLQTNLSVVTYGQGIHGPYPFDQS; this is encoded by the exons ATGGAGGGCACAGACATGGACGTGGACGCGGAGCTCATGCAGAAGTTCAGCTGCATGGGCACCACGGACAAGGACGTCCTCATTTCGGAGTTTCAGAGACTGCTGGGCTTCCAGCTCAACCCCGCTGGCTGCGCCTTTTTCCTGGACATGACAAACTG GAACCTTCAGGCTGCTATTGGTGCATATTATGACTTTGAAAGTCCCATTGTCAATACACCGTCCATGTCTTTTGTTGAAGATGTGACAATTGGGGAAGGAGAGTCTGTCCCTCCAGATACTCCATTCACAAAGACTTGGAGGATACAGAACACGG GTGCAGAGGCGTGGCCACCTGGGGTTTGTCTTAAGTACATTGGTGGCGATCAATTTGGGCATGTAAACACAGTTATGGTGAAGTCCCTAGACCCACAGGAAATATCAGATGTTAGTGTACAGATGCGAAGTCCCACAAATCCTGGCATGTACCAGGGTCAGTGGAGGATGTGTACAGCCACTGGGTTATTCTATGGAG ATGTAATCTGGGTGATTCTTAGTGTAGAAGTTGGCGGTCTTCTCGGCGTGACCCAACAGCTATCGTCCTTCGAGACAGAATTCAACACTCAACCCCAACGCAACGTGCAAGGAGACTTCAACCCCTTCGCTTCGCCACAGAAGAACAAGCATGATGCCACTGACAACAGCTTCAGAGAGCCAGGCGGTGCCTGGGAACGTACACAAGAGCCAATCCAGCAAGATGAAAATGGACTGTCTCATAATGCTGTAAATAGGGCCTCAAATGGACTCCAAACCAATCTTTCTGTTGTGACTTATGGTCAG